GTCGGCGCGTCGCTGTGCCGGGTTGCGGACGTTCGCCAGCAACAGCTCCAGGATATCATCGCGTATCTCGCCGTCGGAGACGAGTCGCGTCGGCGGGATACGGACGCCCTCCTGGTGGATCTCCCGGGCACCGGCCGGCATACTTCCCGGTGCCATCCCACCGACATCGGCGTGGTGTGCCCGCGAGACGGTGTAGCCGACGATGTCGCCGTCGTCGGTGATCGGCGAGACCAGCGTTACGTCCGGGAGGTGGGTCCCACCCTCGAAGGGGTCGTTCAGGACGAACACGTCGCCCGGTCGTGGATCGTGTGCCAGCACCGCGTCGACGGCCTCCGGCATCGCCCCCAGGTGGACCGGGATGTGTTCGGCCTGTGCGACGAGGTCGCCGTCGGCGTCGAACAGCGCCGTCGAGCAGTCCCGGCGCTCGGTGATGTTCGGCGAGAACGCCCCGCGGATCAGGACCTGTCCCATCTCCTCGGCGACGCTCTCCAGTTGGGTCCGCAGTATCTCCAGTTCGACGGCGTCGAGATCGGCGTCCGCCGTCCGTGTGTCCCCGTCTGTCATCGATCTGCCTCCATCGTGAGCGTCCCCTGGGCGTCGACCGTCAGTCGCCACGCGGGCGGGACGACGACGGTGCTCTCGCCGCCCTCGACGATCGCCGGTCCCGACCTGCTGTGTCCGGGGCCGAGCGCGTCCCAGTCCAGAACTGGCGTCTCCCGGGGAGAGTCGAAATGGACCTCCCGACGGCCGCTGACGGGGTCGCCCTCGGCGTGGTGTCTCGCGGTCGGCATCTCGTGGGAGACCGTCGCCGTCGCTCTGAGCGTCACCAGTTCCACCGGCTGTTCGGGCAGGTTGTACCCACGAGCCTGATCGTGGACGGCGTGGAACCGGGCGGCTACGCTGGCTCGGTCGAACTCCGCCAGGCCGACACCGAGTTCGTAGCTCTGGCCGGCGTAGCGACAGTCCGCCCGGAACGTGACCGTCGCTGCCTCGGGGTCGCTCGTGTCCGCGAGCACCGTCGATTCGAGGTCCGCGAGCACGTCGCGGACCGCGTCCGGATCGACCGTCCCCAGTTCGGCCCGGTACGTCCGGGCAGCGTCGTGGCGCTCGTCGGCAGCCAGCAGTCCGCGCGCCGAGAGGACACCACTCGCTCGGGGGACGACGACCGTCGAGACGTCGAGTCCGTCGGCGAGCGCGGCGGCGTGCATCGGCCCCGCGCCACCGAAGGCAGCAAGCGCGAACTCGCGAGGGTCGTGGCCCCGCTCGACAGTCACGCTCCGGACCGCCCGTGTCATCGCCGCGTTAGCGACCTCGTAGACACCCTGAGCGGCCTCGACCGGACCGTCCAGGGCCGCCTCCTCGGCCAGCGCCGCGAGCGCGTCGGTCGCCGCGTCGACGTCGAGGGCCAGGTCCTCGCCCAGTGTGGTGTCGGCCCCGAGATAGCCCAGTACCAACGCGGCGTCGGTCACCGTCGGGTCGGCCCCACCCTTGCCGTAACAGGCCGGACCCGGCTCCGCACCGGCCGACCGGGGGCCGACCCGGAGCGCGCCGCCGGCGTCGACCCACGCGATCGATCCGCCGCCGGCTCCGACCGTCTCCACGTCGACCATCGGCACGCGGACCGGCCGGCTGCCCACGTCAGCCTCGGTCGTCCGCTCGACCGTCCCCTCCCGAACCAGCGAAACGTCACTGGAGGTCCCACCCATGTCGAAGGTGATCAGGCCGTCGACGCCGTCGGGTTCGAACGCACTGGCCCCGACGACGCCCGCCGCCGGTCCCGACAGCGCCGTCGTCACGGCGTTGTCCCGGACGGTCTCGGCGTCGGTGATCCCGCCGTTTGACTGCATGATCCGCGGGGCCGGCAGTCCGCGCTCGGTCGCACCGGCTACCAGTCGCCCGACGTAGTCGTCGATGACCGGTGTCAGGACGGCGTCGGCGACGGTCGTCGCGGTCCGCTCGTACTCGCGGAACTCCCCCAGCACCTCGTGACTCGCCGACACCGGCACGTCCAGTTCCGCCCGCAACGTTTC
Above is a window of Haloarcula halophila DNA encoding:
- a CDS encoding hydantoinase/oxoprolinase family protein, producing the protein MNETVRLGVDVGGTFTDVVLATDRGLTTAKVPSTVPQHEGVLDGISVALDAADTDPADVGQFRHATTVATNALLEGTGAETALVTTEGFADALAIGRQDRPSLYDQRAERPDPLVPAERRYEVDERATTGGIERDIDTAEIRALAESIEAEAVAVAFLHAYAHPENERTAAETLRAELDVPVSASHEVLGEFREYERTATTVADAVLTPVIDDYVGRLVAGATERGLPAPRIMQSNGGITDAETVRDNAVTTALSGPAAGVVGASAFEPDGVDGLITFDMGGTSSDVSLVREGTVERTTEADVGSRPVRVPMVDVETVGAGGGSIAWVDAGGALRVGPRSAGAEPGPACYGKGGADPTVTDAALVLGYLGADTTLGEDLALDVDAATDALAALAEEAALDGPVEAAQGVYEVANAAMTRAVRSVTVERGHDPREFALAAFGGAGPMHAAALADGLDVSTVVVPRASGVLSARGLLAADERHDAARTYRAELGTVDPDAVRDVLADLESTVLADTSDPEAATVTFRADCRYAGQSYELGVGLAEFDRASVAARFHAVHDQARGYNLPEQPVELVTLRATATVSHEMPTARHHAEGDPVSGRREVHFDSPRETPVLDWDALGPGHSRSGPAIVEGGESTVVVPPAWRLTVDAQGTLTMEADR